One stretch of Nicotiana tabacum cultivar K326 chromosome 18, ASM71507v2, whole genome shotgun sequence DNA includes these proteins:
- the LOC107801766 gene encoding transmembrane 9 superfamily member 11-like — MRSLDKFKIWVLFICLASELGHGFYLPGSYPRKYGVGDFLNVKVNSLTSIDTELPYSYYSLPFCQPQEGVKDSAENLGELLMGDRIENSPYRFKMYTNETEIFLCQTKSLSGEEFKLLKKRIDEMYQVNLILDNLPAIRYTRKDGYFLRWTGYPIGIRVQDAYYVFNHLKFTVLVHKYEETNVARVMGTGDAAEVISTIGNGGSEAPGYEVVGFEVVPCSVQHTPDSAKNLKLYSKYPTPIKCDPTTVAMAIKENEPVSFTYEVNFVESDIKWPSRWDAYLKMEGAKVHWFSILNSLMVITFLAGIVLVIFLRTVRRDLTRYEELDKEAQAQMNEELSGWKLVVSDVFRAPSNPALLCVMVGDEVQILGMGVVTIMFAALGFMSPASRGTLITGMLFFYMILGVVAGYVAVRLWRTIFCGNHKGWVSVSWKAACFFPGIAFFILTTLNFLLWGSHSTGAIPFSLFVVLILLWFCISVPLTLLGGYFGAKAPHIEYPVRINQIPREIPPQKYPSWLLVLGAGTLPFGTLFIELFFIMSSLWMGRVYYVFGFLLIVMILLVVVCAEVSLVLTYMHLCVEDWKWWWKSFFASGSVAIYIFLYSVNYLIFDLKSLSGPVSATLYLGYSLFMVLAIMLATGTVGFLSSFWFVHYLFSSVKLD; from the coding sequence ATGAGATCTTTAGACAAATTCAAGATTTGGGTTTTGTTTATCTGCTTAGCATCTGAATTGGGTCATGGGTTTTATCTGCCTGGTAGTTACCCTCGCAAATATGGGGTTGGTGATTTTTTGAATGTTAAAGTCAATTCATTGACCTCAATTGACACTGAGTTGCCTTATAGTTACTATAGCTTGCCTTTTTGTCAACCCCAAGAGGGTGTTAAAGATAGTGCTGAGAATCTTGGTGAGCTTCTTATGGGTGATAGGATTGAGAATTCTCCTTATAGGTTTAAGATGTATACGAATGAGACCGAGATTTTCTTGTGTCAAACTAAATCTTTGTCTGGTGAGGAGTTTAAGCTTTTAAAGAAGAGGATTGATGAGATGTATCAAGTGAATTTGATTCTTGATAATTTGCCTGCTATTCGTTATACGAGGAAGGACGGTTATTTCTTGCGTTGGACGGGTTATCCGATTGGGATTAGGGTTCAAGATGCATATTATGTGTTTAATCACTTGAAGTTTACTGTTCTTGTTCATAAGTATGAGGAGACCAATGTGGCTAGGGTTATGGGTACTGGTGATGCAGCTGAGGTGATCTCGACGATTGGAAATGGTGGATCGGAGGCACCTGGTTACGAGGTTGTTGGGTTTGAGGTTGTTCCTTGTAGTGTCCAGCATACCCCTGATTCAGCCAAAAACTTGAAACTGTACAGTAAGTACCCAACTCCAATTAAGTGCGATCCTACAACAGTCGCCATGGCTATTAAAGAAAACGAGCCTGTGTCTTTTACTTATGAGGTGAACTTTGTCGAAAGTGACATCAAATGGCCGTCAAGATGGGATGCTTATTTGAAGATGGAAGGTGCAAAGGTGCACTGGTTCTCTATCCTTAACTCACTTATGGTGATCACTTTCTTGGCTGGAATCGTGCTTGTAATCTTCTTGAGAACTGTTAGGCGGGATCTTACAAGGTATGAGGAACTCGACAAAGAGGCCCAAGCCCAAATGAACGAGGAGCTATCTGGGTGGAAACTTGTAGTGAGTGATGTTTTCAGGGCTCCAAGTAATCCGGCGCTTTTGTGTGTGATGGTTGGAGATGAGGTTCAAATCCTAGGGATGGGTGTTGTGACTATCATGTTTGCTGCCCTCGGATTTATGTCCCCAGCTTCCCGTGGAACATTGATTACAGGCATGCTATTCTTCTATATGATACTCGGGGTTGTAGCTGGTTATGTTGCTGTTCGTCTTTGGAGGACAATCTTCTGTGGCAATCATAAGGGCTGGGTTTCAGTCTCATGGAAAGCTGCTTGTTTCTTCCCCGGAATCGCTTTCTTCATTCTAACCACATTGAACTTCCTGCTATGGGGTAGTCACAGCACAGGAGCCATTCCGTTTTCTTTGTTTGTCGTCCTCATTTTACTTTGGTTCTGCATTTCAGTTCCTCTGACCCTGCTCGGTGGTTATTTTGGGGCGAAGGCTCCTCACATTGAATACCCCGTTCGAATCAACCAAATCCCACGTGAAATCCCGCCACAAAAGTATCCATCTTGGTTATTAGTTTTGGGTGCAGGCACCCTTCCTTTCGGTACTCTTTTCATTGAGCTCTTCTTCATCATGTCGAGTCTTTGGATGGGTCGTGTGTACTATGTCTTTGGTTTCCTCCTCATTGTCATGATCCTCCTTGTCGTGGTTTGTGCTGAGGTGTCTCTTGTTCTTACCTACATGCATCTTTGTGTGGAGGACTGGAAATGGTGGTGGAAATCTTTCTTCGCTTCTGGATCAGTTGCTATATACATTTTCTTATACTCCGTTAACTATCTAATCTTCGATCTCAAGAGCTTGAGTGGTCCTGTTTCCGCCACACTTTACCTCGGATATTCTCTCTTTATGGTCTTGGCAATCATGCTCGCGACAGGCACAGTCGGGTTCCTTTCCTCTTTCTGGTTTGTACATTACTTGTTCTCTTCAGTGAAGCTGGATTGA